GTAAGATTTATTAATCcctttcctaataataataaagctTATCTACTAATAGAAATAATCTTATTTTATCCTCTAATTATAATGAGAGTCGTATTAAACTtgatttagtgttttttttttcttatatatattttgTGGAAGCAGAAATCCTTGGAAGCATGGCTCAGCGTTGTGGAAATGTAGATATCGGGGTGATTGTTTGTGGCCCTCCATCTCTTCGAACAAGTGTCGCTAAAGAGTGCAGGTCTATCAATTTTAGGAGAAGTAGCAATAATCCAATTTTCCATTTCCACAGCCATAGTTTTGATCTGTAGGTACCCCCCTGtgtattatttttaaatttaatttggcGAATTATTTTTTTGAATATATGATAGATAATAGTGTACCACAAAGCCATCAGTTGAAAATTGAAACTAAATCTCCCTTTTACTGAAAGGGAGTTTATGTTCGCATTTGCTCTTCAATATAAATTGCAATCAAATCTTAAATATATAGAAAAATTACACTGAATCATCTTTTGGATTTGTTCAATGTGACTACGGCTTTCTATCATATACAAAATAAGCACGCTAATTGTCAAGACAGTTCTGTCAAGTAATTTTTCTTTTAACCTTTTAAATTGTTTTTTCGTTGAATAATTTCATGAAAATGTCTCATAGTATGTTGACTGAGCAAATGATACTTAAACatgatatatatatttgaataGTTTAGCGTTAATGTTACTGTCAAGCACAAATTTTGATGGTTAGTTATTACTCAGTATGACCTTAGCTCTTCAAGCACAAATTTTGATGGTATATTGCTCTTAGCGAGTAATTTAGCCTTTCAATCTAGTCATCATTTTCAGttgaatagtaacttaattatttaattttacttGTTGGTACATAATACAGTAAATATGAAGTTTGTACTTTGGAAAATTTGCTAAGTTTTCTGTAATCTACAGAAACTTACCTTCTGGATTAACAGAAGGGGGAAAGAGACTAGAAGAACATATGCTCTCGAGTCAAGAGAAGACAAAATGGCATTAAgagaataaagaaaaagaaaacattTTTGTGACGCCTAGGAATATTAACACCTTACCCTTTACGGCTGATGATATCTTGCCTTTTGGACACAAGCCTCCTTACGAAAAGTGGAGAGCGTTGATTTGGTCATTCATCAGAAATGTTTGGCTCTGGAGAAGAAAGAAAATGAAGACGGATATAAGTGAGCACATACGAAGGAGTTTAAGGAATCCATATGTTTTGTTTCATACTTACTTTTAACCTTTTTTTATTGTCTTGATAGATGAACATATGGGAAATTGGGAATGTTGATATTTACTAGTTAGTATCTATCAATTATTTTACAGCCTCCCTTATTCTTAATTATCGTGTAACATGTCTCCTTTATTCTTAAATTTTGGCTTTGTCTCTACATGCATGTGGAGCAAGATTAAATTGCTGTATGTATAGGCAAATGACTGACTACACTTGCAGACTTATGTAACGTAGATGTGCACTTGTGCACCTGCAGTTTTCCATCATGTGCAAGTAAATCTTGTTCATTGTGGAGATGATGATGTAACCTTCTACCACATAGGGGTTTGTTATTTACAACTATTAGTTACATTAATTAGTTTAGATTGTAGTTGTTAGTTGAAGCTTTGAAACTACAACCAAATTTCAAATTAATTCTGCAGAATTTACATAAGAATCTACAAAAGAGAGGCAAAGACATAAAGAATTTACTGGCTAAATCAGGTTAGATGTGGCAGGGGTTTCACATTCCTCCATTACAGAATGAATATATGCACCGGTACGTTTAGTCGCGGGTAGCACATAATCCTGTAACTTTCAAAAGGGATTGAACATAAGTAATAGACGATTAGTGTAACTTTCAAAAAGAGAATGACGATACAGGGACAGATGAGATGATCGGAATGAATTATATTTACTACAAAAGAATTAGTTTATATGTTCATGCTATTGCAGTCTATGTGCTCAGCAACCAGCAATAAAGCTAAATATAAAAAAGCTAGTTTGATAGATGTATTCAATAGAAATGATTCAAAGGTTCAATGCTAAGAAATACATATGACATATCATTAAACAAATCAAACAAGTTCTCAACAAATACATAATGAACAATATCAACTACATATCAAAACAAATCGGCAGAAAATATCACTAGGCCATTCCTCTAAAAACTTTATGGTCATCAAAACAAATAAGGCATCACAAAAACCGCAGTAGCAAAAACAAACGACCCTGAAACACATGTTGCACCCGATGTTGAAGTTGAAGTCGAAGTTGGTGATgcatttgaagatgaagatgatggtgatggtgatgacgaACTGGAAGAAGAACCTGATGAGACAGTAGTAATCTTGACCTTCATACCCTGACCACAATGTCCACTTGTACCACATGCAAAGTATCGAGTACCCGCTTTAGTTAACTTCACTACGCTGTTTCCATCGCTCATTGAATTTGTAGCTGATCCCACATTGCATTTTTTGTAGTCGCTCTCACTACCAAGCTCCGCAACACTATGCATTGGACTGTACTTGAACACTATCCAAAAATCGATTACAAACCACCtcaaattcagtcattaattaatTATTCTTGGAAACTTAAAGAGTGTTTAAGATTGTTTAATTATGTATGTTTGCATCAAATACACAAATCAAAACCCTATTTTGGAAACAGTTTTTCTTTTCAAAACAATATACAGAGGTAGTAATGTTTCTCGTTGAAAATCTTAACTTTTTAAGCCGTTGTAATTTCTCATTGGCTCCTTGCCGGAGTTTTAATGCGTTCATCGTCGGGAAAAAAATTATGCTTATAGACAATTGAAACTAAGCAATTTTCAAAGACGTACACGGTCATATTACAACAGGTCAATATTGAAATAAAAATTCAAGATACCTAGTGTATCGCCgactttgaaggtttcaccagaagCCCAAGTGTCAAAATCGGTCGATTCATCCCATCCTTGTTTCCCTCCAACAACATGCTGTTCCGCTGAAATTTGTTTCAATAGCGTCAACGACATTACAACAACGCAAGCCACGGAAAACGACACGTTGTATGAACTCTTCACCATTTTTGTTTAGCAAAATGATTTGTGTTGGTGTCTATCTATATATACACACTACAAAGTTGAACTGAATGCATATACAGATCTGAACTTAATTTTACTAATTTGCCCCTAGGATTGTGGGATGTTGGATTGGAGGTTTCAGGTTGTCAATGATGGAATGTTGTAATATCTTTTTCTAAGATATCAATTAATGAATGGTACTTGGATTTGGTAGGTTCAATGTTTAATCTACAGATGGACATTTGTGGTTGAAGCAAAATATTGTTGGGTTGTTAAGAGTTTACTTGCCTTTGAAACATATCATACATGAATTTGTCATATTCTCTTGGTTAACTTCATTATGAAGAAAATAAACTATTGATAACAACTTTCCCTGTTCAAACTAAAGAAACAAACAATTGCTACTTATtctaagtgtttttttttttttttttttttttttcaattagtaATATGATCTAATTTCTTATGAATGAAGCTTATGTATCTACGATTATTTCCTAACATATATGGGGTGTCCTAAACTGCAATTTCTTGTCATTTAAAGGGCACATAAATGACAAGGGTTACAGTTAATTTCAATATTCCTGTTGTTTCTATAAAAACAAGATGATTTTGTTAATAACAATTAACATGATATCTTTAGCCATTAGTCCCTTGATACAATCATCATGAACAAAATTCTTGATATACTGCACATTAAGCTTCCCGTTGTCATGAGATCATCGAAGAAAGTAGTAACTTCTTCAGGGTCTGAAAGAGCATCTTGGCCTCCGTAGCTAAGAAACAGAGGAATATACATAGCGATGTTCGAACGATTATAAATTGGTACGTGGGATATGGTACCCCGTAGTGTTCCAAGTTGAAGGCAGGAGTTCCATAATCGTTATTTGCCATAAACCCATCTCAAACGGCAGCAAAAGTTGAATGTTTTCATGGATCTATGTTGGTCATGTTTAAAGTGAATTCTATTGTGACTCGAATACCCGTAAGAAAACTCGTTTACCCAATAGTTTGTAACTAAATGGGACACGGATACCCATGGGGAAACCCGGCAGGTCCGGGTTGTTTTAATCGGGTTCGGGGCTACCTAAATCCGGCCCGACGCCATCCCTACCCGTCGTGGGG
This genomic window from Rutidosis leptorrhynchoides isolate AG116_Rl617_1_P2 chromosome 2, CSIRO_AGI_Rlap_v1, whole genome shotgun sequence contains:
- the LOC139892128 gene encoding basic blue protein-like, which codes for MVKSSYNVSFSVACVVVMSLTLLKQISAEQHVVGGKQGWDESTDFDTWASGETFKVGDTLVFKYSPMHSVAELGSESDYKKCNVGSATNSMSDGNSVVKLTKAGTRYFACGTSGHCGQGMKVKITTVSSGSSSSSSSPSPSSSSSNASPTSTSTSTSGATCVSGSFVFATAVFVMPYLF